The Montipora foliosa isolate CH-2021 chromosome 14, ASM3666993v2, whole genome shotgun sequence genome window below encodes:
- the LOC137984715 gene encoding mannose-1-phosphate guanyltransferase alpha-A-like, producing the protein MIKAVILIGGPMKGTRFRPLSLELPKPLFPIGGFPVVYHHIEACKKIPDLKEIILIGFYQSSESLSKFIADAQQEFNIPIRYLQEFQPLGTAGGLYHFRDQISMGNPEAFVVLNADIMGDYPLREFVEFHKEHLGEHSILATEANRRQAHNFGSLVEDINTHKVLHYVEKPETFVSEVINCGIYIFSPTALFKLMGEILQENYHKMSEEPFNTNAESIRMGEDVLANLASLGTLNAFKTRNFWTSIKSAGSAIYANRNVLSLYNKTHPELLAQNGVNQPHIIGDVYIHPSAVVHPTAVLGPNVSVGSNVLIGPGARVRETILLDGAELKDHCCILYSIIGWNCSIGVWSRVEGSRCDPNPNEEFAKPDGESLFGNNGKLTPSITILGRNVTIPGELIVLNSIVLPHKDLNQSYKNEIIL; encoded by the exons ATGATCAAGGCTGTGATTTTAATTGGTGGTCCAATGAAAG GGACGAGGTTCCGTCCTCTCTCGCTGGAACTACCCAAACCTTTGTTTCCCATCGGGGGATTTCCAGTGGTATATCATCATATTGAAGCGTGCAAGAAG ATTCCAGACCTCAAGGAAATTATCTTGATTGGATTTTACCAGTCAAGTGAAAGTCTGTCTAAGTTCATTGCAGATGCACAACAAGAATTTAACATTCCTATCAG ATATTTACAGGAGTTCCAGCCACTAGGTACAGCTGGTGGCTTATACCACTTTAGAGATCAGATATCCATGGGCAATCCTGAAGCATTTGTTGTCCTAAATGCTGATATCATGGGTGATTATCCTCTGCGAGAATTTGTTGAATTTCACAAGGAACATTTAGGAGAGCATTCAATTTTGGCCACAGAG GCTAACAGAAGACAAGCTCACAACTTTGGCTCTTTGGTGGAAGACATTAACACTCATAAG GTGTTACATTATGTAGAAAAGCCAGAAACGTTTGTTAGTGAAGTCATCAACTGTGGTATTTACATCTTCTCACCAACCGCTTTGTTCAAACTCATGGGTGAAATTCTTCAGGAAAATTATCACAAGATGAG TGAGGAACCGTTTAATACGAATGCTGAGTCCATTAGAATGGGTGAGGATGTTCTTGCCAATTTAGCCAGCTTAGGGACACTTAACGCATTCAAAACAAGGAACTTTTGGACAAGTATCAAGAGTGCTGG GTCTGCAATTTATGCAAATAGAAATGTCCTTTCACTGTATAACAAGACACATCCGGAACTTCTTGCACAAAATGGAGTGAACCAGCCTCATATAATAG GAGATGTATACATTCACCCAAGTGCAGTAGTTCATCCCACGGCAGTG CTTGGTCCCAATGTGTCTGTAGGAAGCAATGTACTCATTGGCCCAGGTGCAAGAGTTAGGGAGACCATTCTTCTTGATGGAGCGGAACTTAAG GATCATTGTTGCATCCTGTATAGTATCATCGGTTGGAATTGCTCCATTGGGGTGTGGTCGAGAGTGGAGGGAAGCCGCTGTGATCCAAACCCTAATGAAGAATTTGCTAAGCCAGATGGAGAATCACTATTTGGGAACAATGGAAAACTGACACCATCAATTACTATACTAG gtCGCAATGTCACAATTCCTGGAGAGCTTATAGTCCTTAATTCAATCGTTCTACCTCACAAAGACCTTAATCAGAGTTACAAAAACGAAATAATATTATAA
- the LOC137984716 gene encoding uncharacterized protein has product MASFRETREMLCLSHAMGFITDAEFLLLYEESKSDNLDFPYQEYPTFSLPDKNRAECTANLRVEKHHITRLEDALQIPAVFKCDQGTVCDGTEGLCILLKRFAYPCRYSDMIPIFGRPVPEICMINNTVMDWVYENHRHRIMDWNPTVLSAIQLESYADVISNKGAPLTNCFGFVDGTVRPISRPGENQRLVYNGHKRVHGLKYQSVVVPNGLIAHLYGPVEGKMHDAAMLAESHLYDSLQPHAFSTTGQAMCIYGDPAYPLRVHLQAPYRHRVLTPQMQAYNHSMSAVRSSVEWLFGEIVNYFKFLDFKKNLKIGLSQVGKMYIVCGILHNALTCLYGNTTSQFFDLDPPSLEDYFA; this is encoded by the exons ATGGCTTCTTTCAGGGAAACTCGAGAAATGTTGTGTTTAAGTCATGCAATGGGCTTTATTACCGATGCAGAATTCTTGCTGCTCTATGAGGAAAGCAAGTCAGATAATTTGGATTTTCCTTACCAAGAATATCCGACATTTTCTTTGCCGGACAAAAATAGAGCTGAGTGTACAGCCAATTTAAGGGTTGAGAAGCATCACATAACTCGCCTTGAAGATGCACTGCAAATTCCTGCTGTATTTAAATGTGATCAAGGAACGGTATGTGATGGAACTGAGGGCCTTTGTATTCTTCTCAAGCGATTTGCCTACCCTTGTCGCTACTCCGACATGATCCCGATATTTGGAAGGCCAGTCCCAGAAATCTGTATGATAAATAATACTGTGATGGATTGGGTATATGAAAACCACAGGCATCGTATCATGGATTGGAATCCAACCGTTTTGAGTGCCATCCAGCTCGAAAGCTACGCTGATGTAATTTCTAACAAAGGAGCACCACTtacaaattgctttggttttgttgACGGAACTGTTCGTCCAATATCTAGACCAGGAGAAAACCAGCGCTTGGTATACAATGGGCACAAGCGTGTACATGGGTTGAAGTATCAGTCGGTTGTGGTTCCAAATGGCTTAATTGCACACCTCTATGGGCCAGTAG AAGGAAAAATGCACGATGCAGCAATGCTGGCAGAATCACACCTGTATGACAGCCTCCAACCACATGCGTTTTCAACCACTGGACAGGCTATGTGTATTTATGGAGATCCAGCCTACCCCCTTAGGGTGCATCTTCAGGCACCTTACAGGCATCGAGTTTTAACCCCGCAAATGCAGGCTTATAACCATTCCATGAGTGCTGTTCGCAGCTCTGTTGAGTGGCTTTTCGGGGAGATAGtgaactattttaaatttttagactttaaaaagaatttaaaaatagGTCTAAGTCAAGTGGGAAAAATGTATATTGTCTGTGGGATTCTGCACAATGCACTGACATGCCTCTACGGAAATACCACATCTCAGTTTTTTGATTTAGATCCTCCATCACTAGAGGATTATTTTGCTTGA
- the LOC137984354 gene encoding protein Dr1-like: protein MAEAVPDDDVTLPRAAVNKMIKEMIPHVRVSNDARELILNCCTEFIHLVSSEANEICNRQLKKTILPEHVFQALQGLGFNSYIEEVKSVLQECKTQAANKRRASTRLENLGIPEEELLRQQQELFQKARLEQAQAEQEQFQQMQQAQAAAFQQQQQQQSQTLQPGTSVVQPSEKQKP, encoded by the exons atggcagaAGCTGTTCCAGACGATGACGTTACATTACCGAGAG CTGCCGTCAACAAGATGATCAAAGAGATGATTCCACATGTGCGGGTGTCAAATGATGCACGGGAACTTATTCTTAACTGTTGTACAG AATTCATTCATCTGGTGTCATCGGAAGCAAATGAGATATGCAACCGTCAACTGAAAAAGACTATTCTCCCGGAACATGTCTTCCAAGCTCTGCAG GGTCTTGGTTTTAATTCATACATTGAAGAAGTTAAATCAGTACTTCAAGAGTGTAAAACTCAAGCTGCT AATAAAAGAAGGGCAAGCACACGTTTGGAGAACCTA GGAATTCCAGAAGAGGAACTGTTAAGGCAACAGCAAGAACTTTTTCAAAAGGCGAGGTTAGAGCAAGCGCAG GCtgaacaagaacaattccaacAAATGCAACAAGCACAAGCGGCTGcctttcaacaacaacaacagcaacaatccCAGACACTGCAGCCAGGCACATCAGTTGTACAACCTTCCGAAAAACAGAAGCCATGA
- the LOC137984717 gene encoding golgin subfamily A member 6-like protein 7, translating into MNKSWMCCVLAVDGRDIKAFRVADRTFRIYPGMASKPKIMSWTPLHDIVLCKEIIFVNPYSAKKKSVQRSALWQKIADNLNSVKDPHFIVDKRAVRDHIGILIQRFKRQEAQELKESGITPERTEVDAAVEQIIAMEESADTEMQEAIDENKEKLEADRRKAEDMREKAMETMGKTQKRKSEEGSSKARKSRRSGSEAVEYLKERAAEDLKLKSQEIELKKQEKEQLQALQTQQIQMFKSMLEQQQAQQKQEKESMAQMFKTMIDQQQQQQKQVQDMQNLFLIQQQTQSQALMGIIEKLVPK; encoded by the exons ATGAACAAAAGTTGGATGTGCTGCGTTCTTGCCGTCGACGGACGTGACATAAAGGCTTTTCGCGTTGCTGATAGAAC TTTCAGGATCTACCCGGGAATGGCTTCGAAACCCAA AATTATGAGCTGGACACCTCTACATGATATTGTTTTGTGTAAGGAGATCATATTTGTGAATCCATACAGTGCCAAAAAAAAGTCTGTTCAACGTAGTGCATTGTGGCAGAAAATTGCTGACAACCTTAACAGTGTGAAAGATCCTCATTTTATTGTTGACAAGAGAGCAGTTCGAGACCATATTGGAATCCTTATTCAAAGATTTAAGAGGCAAGAAGCTCAGGAGTTGAAAGAAAGTGGAATAACCCCAGAGCGTACCGAGGTAGATGCTGCAGTTGAGCAAATTATAGCCATGGAGGAGTCAGCTGACACTGAGATGCAGGAGGCAATTGATGAGAACAAGGAAAAGCTAGAGGCAGACAGGAGAAAGGCAGAGGATATGCGAGAAAAGGCGATGGAAACAATGGGAAAAACTCAAAAGCGGAAATCAGAAGAAGGAAGCAGCAAAGCAAGGAAGAGCAGGAGAAGTGGAAGTGAAGCAGTTGAATATCTCAAAGAAAGAGCAGCTGAAGATCTCAAACTgaaaagtcaagaaattgaattgaaaaagcaagaaaaggaGCAGTTGCAAGCCCTCCAAACTCAACAAATACAGATGTTTAAGTCCATGCTAGAGCAACAGCAGGCACAGCAGAAGCAAGAAAAAGAGAGTATGGCACAAATGTTCAAAACCATGATTgaccaacaacaacagcagcagaaACAAGTTCAAGACAtgcaaaatttgtttttgattcAACAGCAAACTCAATCTCAGGCTCTGATGGGAATAATTGAAAAACTTGTACCCAAGTGA